In the Oscillospiraceae bacterium genome, GCGGCGCAGTGTGATTTTTTCGTATAAATCGATGGTCTGCATGACCATGTCCAGGTCATGGTAGCCGTTGGGCAGCGTGCCCACCACGTCCAGCGAAAGGTTCAGCTTGGCCGGGGCCAGCACGGTTACGGAACGTTTTAACATGGCGCTCACTTCTCCCATCCGTGTTCGTGCAAAAATTCGCGGATACGCTTCATCGCGGTCTGCAGGTGATCCACGCTGTAGGCGTAGCTGATGCGGGCGTAGCCTTCGCCCGATGCACCGAACGCGCTGCCGGGGATGATGGCAACTTCCTTTTCCCGCAGCAGCTGCTCGCAGAATTCGCTGCTGGTCAGGCCGCTGATCTGAATGGACGGAAAGACGTAAAACGCGCCCCGCGGCTCAAAGCAGGTCAGGCCCATATCGTTGAGTGATTTCACTACATAACGGCGGCGGCGGTTGTATTCGTCACGCATCATCTCGATCTGGTCGTCGCACTGGTGCAGCGCCGTGATGGCGGCGTACTGGCTGGTGGTGGGGGCCGACATGATGCAGCTCTGGTGAATTTTCGTCATCACCTTGATGAGCGGCGCAGGACCCGCAGCGTAGCCCAGCCGCCAGCCGGTCATGGCGTAGGATTTGGAGAAGCCGTTGACTACGATGGTGCGCTCGGCCATGCCGGGCAGCGAGGCAATGGACACATGGCGGTCGAGGCCGTAGGTCAATTCGGAGTAGATTTCGTCCGACAATACGACAACGTTTGTCTCCCGCAGGACGGCGGCGATCTCCTCCATCTCGGCGGCGCTCATCACAGCGCCGGTGGGGTTGTTGGGGTACGGGAAGATCAGCAACTTGGTCTTGGGCGTGATGGCGGCCCGCAGCTGGTCGGCAGTCAGGCGGAACTGATCCTCGGCGCGGGTGGCAATGTGCACCGGAACGCCGCCGGTCAGCTGGGTGATCGGCTCGTAGCAGACGAAGCAGGGCTCCGGGATGACGACCTCATCCCCCGGCTGCACCAGGGCGCGGATGGTCAGGTCGATGGCCTCGCTGCCGCCGACGGTGACCAGGACATTTTCCTCTTTATAGTGCAGTTCAAACCGGCGGGCCAGGTAGTTGCAGATCTCGCTGCGCAGTTCTTTTAAGCCCGCGTTGGCGGTGTACTTGGTACGGCCCAGTTCCAGGCTGCGGATGCCGGCATCGCGCACGCTCCAGGGCGTTTTGAAGTCCGGCTCGCCCACACCCAGAGAGATGCAGTGGGGCATATCGGCTGCCAGGTCAAAGAACTTGCGGATGCCCGAGGGCCGCATGGATTTCGCGGCAGGCGCAAGCAGTTCATCGTAGTTGATCACAGGACGGTACACTCTCTTTCATCGGGTTCTTCGGGCAGATACAGGCGGCCGCCGCGCTTGTAGGGGCGCAGCACAAAGCTGGTGGCGGTAGAGAGCACGTCGTCCAGCGGGGACAGGCGCTTGGCCACGAAGATGGCGATCTCCTGGAAGCTGCGGCCCTTGATGATGACCTGCAGGTCGTAGCTGCCGCTCATCAGCAGCACGGTGTCCACCTCGTCAAACTGGGCGATGGTCATGCCGATATCGTCAAAGCCGCGGGCTTTGTGGGGGGTCACGCGCAGCTCGATCACGGCCTCGACCAGGTTGACCCCGGCCTGCTCCCAGTCGATGAGGGTCTCGTAGCCGCGGATGTAGCCTTTTTCGGCGGCCTCATCCATCATGGCGGCGACCTCCGTGGGGGTCTTATCCAGCATGGCGGCAATATCCTCAATGGGCATACGGGCGTTTTTTTCCAAAATGCGAAGCAGTTCTTCCATAATGATACACCTCTACAATCGTGCTATATACAGATGATTATAGCATAGATGGAGTGGAAATGCCAAGAATTTTTCATCGCCCCCAAAACAAAAGAGCATGTACCCCAAAAGGCACATGCTCTTGAAATTATTCGGCGGCCGATTCGCTGTCAGCGCTGTCTTCCCCGCCGTCCTCGGCCGGGGCATCCTCGCTGTCGGCGGAGGTGTACTCCTCCGCGCTCGTGTCCGAAGCGGCATCGTCGTTCAGCACGGTGCTGGTGTCGGCCATGGCGTTGCCCAGCTGGTCTTCCACCATGCTCTGGGCATCCTGCGGTACATTGGCCGTGGGGGCCGGGGTGGCAGTGGCTTCGGGTTTCATCTCACTCTCCTGCAGGGCGCTCAGGTACCATTCGTGGTTGCTGCCCTGGGTGAAGACGTAATCCATATACTTGGTGGGGGTGGTGGGCGCGGTCAGTGAAAGCTCCCCGTTGGAGGAACTGTTCGTGGCGGTGGGAATGTAACCCACGGTCACATACTGCTTGCCGTCCGCTTTCCAGATCTTCTCTACTTCCGGCGTGTACTGCGCCACCGAGCTGGTGACGGGCACCAGGTAGCCCTGCTTTTCCTCGTCATACTGATAAGAAAATACGTCGGTGCTGAAACTGCCGTCGCCCACGGTGTAATCCGGCCCCAGCAGGTTGGCAATGTAGGTGTCGATCTCCAGCTTGGGGATGATGGCCGAGCCGGTGTCGGGGTCACGCTCGTACTGATCCAGGCTGCCGCCGCTGTTCTGCACCTGATAGACGGTGCCCCAGATGGCGGCCTGCTTGAAAACGCCGGGGTCTACGCTGGATACATCGCTGAAAGCCAGCGGGTCCAGCATGACCATACCGAACAGGCGGTCCTCGTAGGCTTTGCGGCGGTCGGAATCATCCAGCACGCTGCGCAGCAGGCTGACCACCCAGCCAAACACGGTGAAAAGACCAATGACAGCTAGCAGCAGCGCTACGCCGCCTACGATCTGCCGTGCCAGACGGCGGTTATTGCGGATATGTTCTTCTTTGTAATTTGCCATTTCGGATTAGGTGCTCCTTTGGGAGAATGAGAAATGCACAGCGCAATTACTTGTTTTTGTACATCTGCTCGTAGTATTTCTGGTAGTCGCCGCTGGTGACGTGGGCCATCCAGTCGGGGTGTGCCAGGTACCAGTCAATGGTCAGCACGATGCCCTTCTCAAACGGGGTCTCGGGGTACCAACCCAGATCTTCCTTGATTTTGGTGGGGTCGATGCCGTAACGGCGGTCGTGGCCCAGACGGTCGGCCACGTGGGTGATGAGCTCCTCGCTGATGCCCTTGTCCTTCAGACGGTCATGCAGCTGGGCGATGACCGTCTTGACGATGAAGATGTTGGGGCGCTCGTTGTGGCCGCCCACATTGTAGACCTCGCCGTCCTTGCCGCCGTTGGCGACCATGTCGATGGCCTTGCAGTGATCCATAACGTACAGCCAGTCGCGGATCTGCATGCCGTCGCCGTAAACGGGCAGCTGCTTGTGCTGCTTGGCGTTGTTGATGAGCAGCGGGATCAGCTTCTCGGGGAACTGATAGGGACCGTAGTTGTTGGAGCAGCGGGTGATGTTCATCGGCATGCCATAGGTATCGTGGAATGCCTTGACGAACATGTCGGCGCTGGCCTTGGAGGCAGAGTACGGGCTGTGGGGGCACAGCGGGGTGGTTTCCATGAAGTAACCTTCGGCACCCAGGGCGCCGTAGACTTCGTCGGTAGAGACCTGCAGATACTTCTTGCCCTCTTTCCAGGTCTTGGCGGCGGCGTCATACCAGGCGTCCTTGCAGCACTGCAGCAGGTTCACGGTGCCCAGCACGTTGCTCTCGACGAAGATCTCGGGGTTCTTGATGCTGCGGTCAACGTGGCTCTCGGCGGCAAAGTTGATGACATAATCGGGGTCATACTTGGCGATCAGGTCGGTGACCAGGGCTTTGTCGCAGATGTCGCCCTGCACGAAGATGTGGCGGGCGTCGCCCTCGATGTCCTGCAGGTTCTCCAGGTTGCCGGCGTAGGTCAGTTTGTCCAGATTGATGAGGCGGATGTCCTCGTACTTCTCCAGCATGTAATGCACAAAGTTGGAGCCGATGAAACCGGCACAGCCGGTAACAAGATAGGTTTTCATAATTTATAATTCTCCGTTCCAGTTTGCAAAGAAATCGTGTAAGGCATCCTGCCAGTCGCGCATCTCGTCGCCGACGGTGCAGCGCAGCATGCGGTTCTCCAGGGCGCTCCAGGCGGGGCGGCTGGCGCTGGCGGGGTTGGCAGCGGCGTACTCGGCGCTGGTGCAGGGGTTCACCTTGCAGGGCAGGCCGGCTTCCTTCATGATGGCGGAAGCAAAATCATACCAGCTGCAGATGCCGTTGCCAGTGCAGTGGTAGATGCCGTAATCGTGGCTGACGGCCAGCTTGAGGATGTGGTAGGCCAGGTCCACCGCGTTGGTGGGGTTGCCCAGCTGGTCATTGACAACGGTGATCTCGTCGTGGGTTTTGCCCAGGCGGACCATGGTCTTGACAAAGTTTTTTCCATAGTAGCTGTACAGCCAGGCGGTGCGCACGATGAAATGGCGGCGGCAGAACCGCTCGACATACTGCTCGCCCAGCAGCTTGGTCTGGCCGTAGGCCGAGATAGGCGCGGGCACGGCGCACTCGTCCAGGGCGATGCCGCCGTTGGCGACACCGGGGAACACATAGTCCGTAGAAATATGGATCAGGCGGGCGTTGACCTTCTCACAGGCCAAGGCCAGGTTGCGGGGTCCCAGAGCGTTGACCTTGTAGGCCGCATCGCGGGAGATCTCGCAGCCGTCCACATTGGTGAAAGCCGCGCAGTTAATGACAGTCTCAGGCTGGTGGCGGCGGATATAGTTGATGGTCGCTTCACGGTCGGTGATGTCCAGTTCATCCACATCCACGGGGATGATGGTGGCCTTGCGCAGCCGCTCCGGCAGCGGGCCGAGGACGCAGCTCTCGGCAGCCAGCTGCTTTTGCAGCTCGGTACCCAGCTGGCCGCGGCAGCCGGTAATTAAAATCTTCATGATAACTCCCCTGTTCTGCGCTTAGTACTGCAGCTTGTCGTCGGCCACGTTCTTCAGGTGCTGGCCGTAGGGGCTCTTGCCGTAACGGGCGGCGCTTTCCAGCAGTTTCTCCTTGGTGATCCAGCCGTACTTGTAGGCGATCTCCTCGGGAGCCGAGATTTTAATGCCCTGGCGCTGCTCGACGGTCTGCACAAAGGTGGCAGCTTCCACCAGAGAGTCCATCGTGCCGGTGTCCAGCCAGGCGTAGCCACGGCCCAGCAGCTGCACATCCAGCTTGCCCTCGTCCAGGTACATCTGGTTCAGGGTGGTGATCTCCAGTTCGCCGCGGGCGCTGGGCTTGACCTGCTTGGCCATCTTGACGACGTCCTTGTTGTAGAAATACAGGCCGGTGACGGCGTAGTTGCTCTTGGGTTCGGCGGGCTTTTCCTCGATAGAGGTGGCATGGCCGTCCTTGTCAAAGGCGACAACGCCGAAACGCTCGGGGTCGTTGACAAAGTAGCCGAACACGGTGCTGCGGCCGGCGGCGGCGTTGGCTGCAGCGCCCTTGAGCCGCTTGGAGAAACCGGCACCGTAGAAGATGTTGTCGCCCAAAACCATGGCGCAGCAGTCGTCGCCGATGAACTCCTCGCCCAAAATGAACGCCTGTGCCAGGCCGTCCGGGCTGGGCTGCACCTTGTACTGCAGGTGTAGGCCGTACTGGCTGCCGTCCCCCAGCAGGGCCTCAAAACGCGGGGTGTCGGTGGGGGTGGAGATGATCAGGATGTCCTGGATGCCGGCCAGCATCAGGGTGGACAACGGGTAGTAGATCATCGGTTTGTCGTAAACGGGCAGCAGCTGCTTGGAGGTGACCATCGTCAGCGGGTAAAGTCGGGTGCCGGCGCCGCCGGCAAGGATAATACCTTTCATCGTTACAACTCCTTATTTTATATTCCGTGCGCGCCGCCCATCCCACGGGGGCAGATCCCCCTGGGGCATAATCTCGCACAATAGTAGAGTTATTATAACGCATTTACGCCCCGGGCGCAAGGGGCAAATCTTGCCGGAAACTGCGCCCGGCGGCTGGATTTTGTTGCCAATTTGTTACCTTTTTGTGACGATTGCTTGACGTAAAGGGCGCTGTGTGGTACAATGTACAAAGCGTAAATGTTAATGGCGCGTATCTCTGCGCATTTTTATAGCCGATCCTCGGCCTTTGTACTTTGAATTTAAGGAGGCGTTTTCGCGTTGAAACGCTTTTTATGCGCTGCATTTTTTATGGCGCTTGTCGTTTTATTTGCTGCCTGCGGCGCGCTGAACAGCAGCACCGCGGCCAGTGCCGCCACGGCGACCCCCACCAGTTCTACCTCCCGCACCCAGAAAAGTGAGCCGGTGCAGGTGAAGGAAAACCCCGCCAAGGTGGATGTGGTCGGTGAGCAGGCCGCGACAGCCCCCACGGCTACCGCAGCCCCCGCCCAGACCCCCGCGACCGGGGATTTCCCGGTGATGTATCTGACAGGTGTGATCGGGCTGATCCTGATCTGTTCGGCCGGACTTTTAATGCTTCGTAAAATATAAGCGGACAACGCCCTGCGGGGCGTTTTTTTGTTATGGCAACACCGCACAATTCCCGCCTTACGGCTTAAGCACCGCTTCGGCGGCTGCGGCACGGCATCTGCGTTGCCAAAATGCTCGATAATACACAAAGTATTATCTGCGCTTTTGGCTTAGCAGCTGCCGCACCTCGCTCGCCGTATCGGCACTTAGAATTGTGCGGTATTGCCTTATACTTAAGCGTAGGTATCGTCGGCGTATGTCCGCCGAGGACGATGGATTTTAAACGGAGAGGAGGCAAAGCTATGCCGCGGCATTACCGCAAACTGCGGGGCAACTCGGCCTATTATCCCTTTGCGGCGCGCACCGGCATGCGGGCCCGCCAGCGGCGGGAGGTCCGCGCCCTGCGCATCGCCGGTACGGTGCTGCTGGGGGCGGCTGCTGCTTTGCTTCTGCGCCAGACTGTAGGCCGCGGCGGCCAGCCGGAAGCTCCGGTGCAGCCTGTTCCCTCCCCTGCGCTGGTGGAAACGGCAGAAAACGCCCGCGGCAGCAGCATCACGGTGCAGCCGGTGGCTGCCACCCGCGACGCCCTGGCCGCCACACTGGATGCCGACGATGCCGCTCACGCCACCCCGGCTCCGGCAGCCCCGGCTGCCCACATCCAGGAGGTACTGCCTGCCTACCGCGACCTCTACGAGCAGAACCCCGACCTCATCGGATGGCTGACCATCGACGGCACTGACATCGACCTGCCCGTGGTGCAGACCCCCGGCAACAATGAGTACTACCTGCGCCGCGGCTTTGACCGGCTTTACGCCACCGGCGGCACGCTGTTCATGGACGAGCACTGCTCCATCGATCCCGACGCCCCCACCGCCAACTGGCTGATCTACGGCCATAACATGGTGGACGGTTCGATGTTCGGCCAACTGACCCGTTACCGCAGCGAGGATTTTTACAAAGCACACACCACCTTTACCTTTAACACGATCTACGAGACGGCAGCCTGGCAGGTAGTGGCCGCGCTGGATACGACCCTGGGCGCGGATGAACTGCCCTACTACACCTTTTTTGATGCGGATACCAAGCTGGAGTGGCAGCAGCGCGTGGACGCCATCACAGCGCTGTCCCTCTATGATACCGGCGTGACGCCGGCATATGGCCAGCAATTGCTGGTGCTTTCCACCTGCGGTACCTCCTCGCCCGCCGCTAAGACCCGCTTTGCCCTGCTGGCAGTGCGGTGCTGCGAAAACTGATTTTGCACTTGCATTTTATAAAAGAATCGTCTATGATGGTGCATGAACTATTTTAGTCAAAAAAGGAGCCTGTACAAACTATGGCAGAATTTACCTATGAAGTTACCGAGCGCATCGCTGTGCTTTCTACCAACGCCCGCGGCTGGGAGCGCCAGCTGAATATGGTCAGCTGGAACGGCAACCCGCCGAAGTATGACATCCGCGATTGGTCTCCGGACGGCAGCCGCATGGCCAAGGGCATCAGCCTGACTGAGGAAGAGCTCAAGACCCTGAAAGACATCCTGAACGATATGGAACTGTGAGGTTCGCATGGAAGACTACCGCGCCCGGTTTGTGGAGATCTACAATAAAAACATCACGCGCCCCGGCGCGGACCGCCTGCTGAGCTGGCTGGAGACCACGGACTTTTTCACGGCCCCTGCCTCCACCCGCTACCACGGTGCCTGCGAGTGCGGCCTGGTCATGCACAGCCTGAACGTCTACGACGCGATGATGCAGCATTTTTACACCGAGGGCGAAAACGCCGAAAGCTATGCCATCTGTGCCCTGCTGCACGACCTGTGCAAGGCTAATTTTTACAAAGTCAGCACCCGCAACGTGAAAAACGACGCCACCGGCCAATGGGAGAAAGTGCCGTTTTACCAGGTGGCTGACCAGCTGCCCTACGGCCACGGCGAAAAGAGCGTGTATCTCATCGAGCATTTCATGCGCTTGAAAACCGCCGAGGCTATTGCTATCCGCTGGCATATGGGCGGGTTTGATGATGCCGTCCGCGGCGGCAGCTTTGCCGTGAGCGATGCCTACAACAGCTATCCCCTCGCTGTAAAGCTCCACATCGCCGACCTGACGGCAACTTACCTGATGGAGCAGGGCACCAGCGCTGT is a window encoding:
- a CDS encoding aminotransferase class I/II-fold pyridoxal phosphate-dependent enzyme, with amino-acid sequence MRPSGIRKFFDLAADMPHCISLGVGEPDFKTPWSVRDAGIRSLELGRTKYTANAGLKELRSEICNYLARRFELHYKEENVLVTVGGSEAIDLTIRALVQPGDEVVIPEPCFVCYEPITQLTGGVPVHIATRAEDQFRLTADQLRAAITPKTKLLIFPYPNNPTGAVMSAAEMEEIAAVLRETNVVVLSDEIYSELTYGLDRHVSIASLPGMAERTIVVNGFSKSYAMTGWRLGYAAGPAPLIKVMTKIHQSCIMSAPTTSQYAAITALHQCDDQIEMMRDEYNRRRRYVVKSLNDMGLTCFEPRGAFYVFPSIQISGLTSSEFCEQLLREKEVAIIPGSAFGASGEGYARISYAYSVDHLQTAMKRIREFLHEHGWEK
- a CDS encoding YdbC family protein, whose protein sequence is MAEFTYEVTERIAVLSTNARGWERQLNMVSWNGNPPKYDIRDWSPDGSRMAKGISLTEEELKTLKDILNDMEL
- a CDS encoding Lrp/AsnC family transcriptional regulator; this encodes MEELLRILEKNARMPIEDIAAMLDKTPTEVAAMMDEAAEKGYIRGYETLIDWEQAGVNLVEAVIELRVTPHKARGFDDIGMTIAQFDEVDTVLLMSGSYDLQVIIKGRSFQEIAIFVAKRLSPLDDVLSTATSFVLRPYKRGGRLYLPEEPDERECTVL
- a CDS encoding class B sortase, which codes for MPRHYRKLRGNSAYYPFAARTGMRARQRREVRALRIAGTVLLGAAAALLLRQTVGRGGQPEAPVQPVPSPALVETAENARGSSITVQPVAATRDALAATLDADDAAHATPAPAAPAAHIQEVLPAYRDLYEQNPDLIGWLTIDGTDIDLPVVQTPGNNEYYLRRGFDRLYATGGTLFMDEHCSIDPDAPTANWLIYGHNMVDGSMFGQLTRYRSEDFYKAHTTFTFNTIYETAAWQVVAALDTTLGADELPYYTFFDADTKLEWQQRVDAITALSLYDTGVTPAYGQQLLVLSTCGTSSPAAKTRFALLAVRCCEN
- the rfbB gene encoding dTDP-glucose 4,6-dehydratase, yielding MKTYLVTGCAGFIGSNFVHYMLEKYEDIRLINLDKLTYAGNLENLQDIEGDARHIFVQGDICDKALVTDLIAKYDPDYVINFAAESHVDRSIKNPEIFVESNVLGTVNLLQCCKDAWYDAAAKTWKEGKKYLQVSTDEVYGALGAEGYFMETTPLCPHSPYSASKASADMFVKAFHDTYGMPMNITRCSNNYGPYQFPEKLIPLLINNAKQHKQLPVYGDGMQIRDWLYVMDHCKAIDMVANGGKDGEVYNVGGHNERPNIFIVKTVIAQLHDRLKDKGISEELITHVADRLGHDRRYGIDPTKIKEDLGWYPETPFEKGIVLTIDWYLAHPDWMAHVTSGDYQKYYEQMYKNK
- the rfbA gene encoding glucose-1-phosphate thymidylyltransferase RfbA, whose protein sequence is MKGIILAGGAGTRLYPLTMVTSKQLLPVYDKPMIYYPLSTLMLAGIQDILIISTPTDTPRFEALLGDGSQYGLHLQYKVQPSPDGLAQAFILGEEFIGDDCCAMVLGDNIFYGAGFSKRLKGAAANAAAGRSTVFGYFVNDPERFGVVAFDKDGHATSIEEKPAEPKSNYAVTGLYFYNKDVVKMAKQVKPSARGELEITTLNQMYLDEGKLDVQLLGRGYAWLDTGTMDSLVEAATFVQTVEQRQGIKISAPEEIAYKYGWITKEKLLESAARYGKSPYGQHLKNVADDKLQY
- a CDS encoding hydrolase, with translation MEDYRARFVEIYNKNITRPGADRLLSWLETTDFFTAPASTRYHGACECGLVMHSLNVYDAMMQHFYTEGENAESYAICALLHDLCKANFYKVSTRNVKNDATGQWEKVPFYQVADQLPYGHGEKSVYLIEHFMRLKTAEAIAIRWHMGGFDDAVRGGSFAVSDAYNSYPLAVKLHIADLTATYLMEQGTSAVENGHPKNK
- the rfbD gene encoding dTDP-4-dehydrorhamnose reductase, yielding MKILITGCRGQLGTELQKQLAAESCVLGPLPERLRKATIIPVDVDELDITDREATINYIRRHQPETVINCAAFTNVDGCEISRDAAYKVNALGPRNLALACEKVNARLIHISTDYVFPGVANGGIALDECAVPAPISAYGQTKLLGEQYVERFCRRHFIVRTAWLYSYYGKNFVKTMVRLGKTHDEITVVNDQLGNPTNAVDLAYHILKLAVSHDYGIYHCTGNGICSWYDFASAIMKEAGLPCKVNPCTSAEYAAANPASASRPAWSALENRMLRCTVGDEMRDWQDALHDFFANWNGEL